GGCAATTAGCTTTTTATTCATTTCATAATTCCTAATTTTAATGGTGTAAAGCACTCATAAATGCTTGTTTTATTTTTTATTATTTCGTTCCCTGTAGTAATAGTGAAATGATCTTAAGGGGGAGGGTATAAAGAAAGTTTTAGATTTAAGATGCTGTTTTTAAATGTTTTTAATTTATGGTGTTTAAAAATGTTACATCCCCTAGAGTGCATGCCTGCCACAAGACTGTTAACGTGTTCGCAGTGGCAAAAACTTATTTTTTCAAATCTTGAGCTTTAGGTTTTTTTGCTACTGATTACGGTGATAAATATGAGTGGCCAAACAATTAATTGCTATTTATTTGGTGGGGATATTGACGCACAGCGTCAAATATTCATCATTTAGCGCGATAATACCTGTTGGCTTGTATTTGCAATTATCGGGAAGTAAAGAAGTAAAAGCGAAGTCTGTACGGTGCCAGAATTGAATATTAAGAGTTAGGGGGAGTAAAGGTATGGTTTGAGGCCGAAGAGGGGCTGGTTAGTAAAGTGGGTTCTGGTAGAAAGGCTGGGCTAGCAGAAATAGCTAGCCCGTATACGCGAACTGGTTTATTGCTTTTCAGAGAGGAAACGAATGGTGTTAGCTAAATCTTCCAAGCTGTCATGTGCACCATTCTGAACAAGGTATTTCCCTTTAACTAGGAAAGAAGGCACAGAGGTAATTTGTGCATTTTGTTCTAGTTGGTTGGCATGGGTCATCTGCTGGTAGACGAGCTCTTTTTGCTCATCGTTAAGAGCAAACGGGCTAACAAGATCATGCTGGCCGAAGATCTCATCCAGCTTATTCTTGCGACCTTCCTCATCTAGGCCGGCGGCTTGCTCCTGAACAAAACTAAATAACGCTTCTTTCAAATCAGCTGATGGTTTGCCATTGCTCTGGATAGCTGCCGTGTAGTAAAGGTAAGCAGCGTATTGGGCACTTTCGTTAAACGTGACGTGAACCTGGTCGATATCTACTTCCGCCAACTTTTTGATTTCAGGCAGCATTAACTCCATGTTACGGCAGTGGCCACAACCGAGAGAAAAGACTTCAACAACGTCAGCAATATCTGCTGTTGGCGTTGTGACAACGGTGTATTTTACGCCTTCTTTCGGTGTCTCGGTTTCACTGCACCCCGTGACAGCGACAAGAAGAAAAAGCGTTGAAGCCAAGATTTTAGTTAGTGTATTCATACTGATAAATGTAATGAGTTTTAAAGCAGTAAGTATGGATGAAAATGAAGACGAGATCGCTAACAAACATCAATTTTGTTGCCTGTTCGATGATTATTATGTCCCTATTGTCGATTTATTCTCTGCTGGGGAGCGGATGTTCTTGCCAAATACCTCGTTTCTTACCCAGCTCGCAAAGAGCTTGTAGCTCGCCCTGTGCTCCATCCCTTTAACCGAAACTAACCAATAGTGCTTGTTGGTAAGTACTGCCTGGTAAGGTGCAACAAGTTCACCGGATTTAATCAGGTCTTTGACCAAGTTCCAGCGTCCGATTGCTAACCCGATACCTGACATCGCTGCAGATAAAGCACTATGGAAATCATCCACTAGAAAGCGGCTATTTTGGCTGGCGACATACTCTCCGTCGTTTAGCCACTGCAACCAGTTTGAGGAATTGATGTTGTCTATCAGGGTCAGTCCCGACAAGGTCTTGTTCCCGGCTGATAAGTTGTGCTTTTTGGCGTAAGCCGGTGTGCATATGGGCAGGATACTTTCGCGTATCACCGGCTCGGTATGGAACTCACTGATCCTGTCGGCATAGACAATCGCCAAATCCATCGACTCGTCGTTGAAGGTTTGCGAAACGCTCGAGGTGACCACGCGTATATTCATTTGGGGATATTGTTCGAGAAAGCTCGGCAGGGCGGGGATGAGCACGCGCGATGAGAACGACGGGGAGGCGCCGATGCGCAATTCACCGGAAGGCGTCGGATCTTTCAGATCAGAGATCACATTATCAATGACTTCGTAAGACTGGCTCACAGCAGCATACAGCTGTTTGCCT
This Photobacterium gaetbulicola Gung47 DNA region includes the following protein-coding sequences:
- a CDS encoding disulfide oxidoreductase (COG0526), with translation MNTLTKILASTLFLLVAVTGCSETETPKEGVKYTVVTTPTADIADVVEVFSLGCGHCRNMELMLPEIKKLAEVDIDQVHVTFNESAQYAAYLYYTAAIQSNGKPSADLKEALFSFVQEQAAGLDEEGRKNKLDEIFGQHDLVSPFALNDEQKELVYQQMTHANQLEQNAQITSVPSFLVKGKYLVQNGAHDSLEDLANTIRFLSEKQ
- a CDS encoding putative transcriptional regulator (COG0583), translating into MLRASANHNNIYLFLATAETLSFTEAGKKFGITQGAVSYRIKQLEDEIGCKLFIRQVRRIALTPEGKQLYAAVSQSYEVIDNVISDLKDPTPSGELRIGASPSFSSRVLIPALPSFLEQYPQMNIRVVTSSVSQTFNDESMDLAIVYADRISEFHTEPVIRESILPICTPAYAKKHNLSAGNKTLSGLTLIDNINSSNWLQWLNDGEYVASQNSRFLVDDFHSALSAAMSGIGLAIGRWNLVKDLIKSGELVAPYQAVLTNKHYWLVSVKGMEHRASYKLFASWVRNEVFGKNIRSPAENKSTIGT